From Homalodisca vitripennis isolate AUS2020 chromosome 1, UT_GWSS_2.1, whole genome shotgun sequence, the proteins below share one genomic window:
- the LOC124355274 gene encoding gastrula zinc finger protein XlCGF52.1-like — protein sequence MEESALPIDVCRTCGAEDGVVAIFGEEGEEMQLAEKINSYLPITVLQEDKLPLAICQQCISRLESCHLLVLSCLDTDDRLRQILSEGGDIPKFEKEFQNVPDSTDDLLISNKENNSGAQISLTNILTQDGETSGLVAPNVYVIPSITKPVIRENTFSTPLDRSASCGYFCDGCNIWYKQRKRFMAHQLICPMMKTFECLSCDYEAKDKADLGRHTKLHSAIPEELASKTLQNECIICKRVLSTKMALKLHLRTHSGEKPYSCQYCKKTFAQKSALKYHEKTHVDTKPFYCRFCNKGFNGKMVWENHERIHTGERPYQCVVCNVRFRCLANLRQHQPIHSEEKSFKCPVCPKMFRRPEKVRIHLRTHNG from the exons ATGGAGGAATCCGCTTTGCCTATAGATGTTTGCCGCACATGTGGAGCAGAAGATGGGGTGGTAGCTATATTTGGTGAGGAGGGAGAAGAAATGCAGTTAGCTGAGAAAATTAATTCCTACTTGCCCATTACA GTGTTACAGGAGGACAAACTCCCTCTGGCTATCTGCCAGCAGTGCATCAGTCGACTTGAAAGTTGTCACCTCCTGGTGTTGTCTTGTCTGGACACAGACGATCGTCTCAGACAGATCCTGTCAGAGGGTGGGGATATTCCTAAATTTGAAAag GAGTTCCAGAATGTCCCAGACTCCACTGATGATTTGTTGATTTCAAACAAAGAGAACAACTCGGGTGCTCAGATAAGCTTGACTAACATTTTAACTCAAGATGGAGAAACATCAGGTTTG GTGGCACCAAATGTATATGTGATTCCATCCATAACAAAACCTGTTATTAGAGAAAACACGTTTTCAACACCCCTAGATCGCTCAGCCAGTTGTGGTTACTTCTGCGATGGTTGCAACATTTGGTACAAGCAGCGAAAAAGGTTCATGGCACATCAGTTGATCTGTCCAATGATGAAAACATTTGAGTGCCTCTCGTGTGACTATGAGGCTAAAGACAAAGCTGATCTTGGAAGACATACAAAATTGCACAGTGCTATTCCAGAGGAACTTGCGAGTAAGACTTTGCAAAATGAGTGCATCATATGCAAAAGAGTTCTATCGACCAAGATGGCGCTTAAACTCCACTTAAGAACCCATTCTGGTGAAAAACCCTACAGTTGTCAATACTGCAAGAAAACGTTTGCCCAGAAAAGTGCACTTAAATACCACGAAAAAACTCACGTCGATACCAAACCTTTCTACTGTAGATTTTGCAATAAGGGATTCAACGGGAAGATGGTGTGGGAGAATCACGAAAGGATACACACCGGGGAACGCCCTTATCAGTGCGTTGTGTGCAATGTGCGTTTTAGGTGTCTGGCGAATCTCAGACAGCACCAGCCGATCCACAGTGAAGAGAAATCTTTTAAATGTCCTGTGTGTCCGAAAATGTTTCGTAGACCAGAAAAAGTGCGGATACACCTTCGTACCCACAACGGGTGA